In Isosphaera pallida ATCC 43644, the sequence CGGAGCGTTCGGCGGTCCCACCGCCCCGGCGGAGTGTTCCGACCGGTTGAACTCCGACGACGTGACATAGCCAGGGAGGGTCGTGGGATGATGGACCGCACTGGGTCGGGAATCCCCAATGGTGTCGCACACGGGGCCGAGTCCAAGGTGCGGGCGAAAGCGGCCCCGCCAAGGGGCGCGCGGGTCCGCCGCGCAACGCGACGGCGGTTGGGCTTCGACACGATGGAAAGCCGTCAGTTGCTTGCCACCTTGGCCCCGATTGCCAACCAGACGATCCCGGCGACCATGAGCGTGCCGGTGGTCCTCGACGGCGGCACCAACGCCAACCCGCAACGCTTTACCGCCGCCTCGTCCAACCCGGCCATTCGGGCCGAGGTTCTGCCAGGCCGCCTTTTGGAAATCACCGTCAATCATGAGTCCAGCGGTCCCAACGATCCCGAGATCGACAACGAAACCATGCGGTTCCGGTTGTTCGACTCTCTGACCCCGTTGACCATCCAGCGGCTTGAGGAACTCATCAACGACGGATTTTACACCAACAAGCTGATTCACCGGATCGCCGCCAACTTCCCTGGCCCCAACGACTTCATCGTTCAGGGCGGGTCGGTCAACGGCGACGGCACCGGCGAGGTGCCCCGGCCTGGCTTCCCGTTCCAGGACGAGTTCGTTGCCGGACTGGGCTTCACCGCCAACGGCCTGATCGCCATGGCCAACGCCGGACGCGACACCAACAGTTCCCAGTTCTTCATCACCACCGCGCAGCCGCGTTCATTGGATTACATCCACACCATTTTTGGTCAACTGGTGGACGGCCAAGCGACTCTGCAAAAACTGACGCAGATTCCACGGGCCGCCAACGATCGTCCTACGCCCAACCCGGTCACGATCACCTCGGTCAACATTGTCCCGGCCGATGTGGACGGCGTGCTGCTGATCGACGGCACCGCCGCTTCACCCGGTCAAACCGCCACCATCACCGTAACCGCCACCGATACGGTCAACAACACGTCCACCACGCGGACCTTCGACGTGAGCGTGGCCGCCAACACGCAAAACCAACGGCCCTTCTTCACCGACGTGCCGGCCTTGACTCGGGTTGGTGCCGGCCAGACGGCGGTGATCCCCACTCAAATTTACAACGCTGAACCCACCGACACGATCACCTACATCGTCAACGGTGGCCGTACCGGCGATCCGGGCAATCCCACCTTTACTCCGATCCCGGCTGATGTCGGTACCGCGACCATCGACAATAACGGCGTGATTCGTTTCGTACCCGCCGAGGGGTTCACTGGCACCGCCACGTTGCTCGTTGGGGTCCGCGACCAAGTGGATCGCTTTGGTCCCGGCAATCGCAACTTTGATTTACAACAACTGCGAATCGAGGTCGGCGGTGACCCAGTCAACATCCGTCCCATCGCCAGCCCCACCCGCGCTCAGACAACGTTGGGCACCCCTGTCCGGCTTCGCTTGCCTGGCGACGCGGGCAATCCTGGGCAAACCCTGGTTTACTCGATTGTCACTCCACCCGCCAACGGTACCGTCGCTCCGCTGGACCCGGCTAGTGGCCTCTTTCTTTACACGCCCAACCCTGGCTTCTTCGGCACGGACACCTTCACGTATCAAGTGCGCGACGTCGGCCCGCCGACTCCCAACCTCACGAGTTCGCCAGCCACGGTCACTATTGAGGTTTTGGCCCAAGGCGACTCCACGGTGCGGCTGATCCCTCAACCCACCGCTGACGACGAGCCCACCCTGCGAACCCTGGTGGTCACGCCCGAACCTCGACCCATCGGCTCCCGAATCGGCAACACCATCCGGATTACGGAGAACGATGAGGGACAGATCGAGGTCCGCATCAACGGAATCCCTCAAGGCCCCACCCCCAACGCTTCAGACCTCCAGCGGATCGTGGTTTACGGCTCCAAAGCCAACGACCAGATCATCGTCGATTCCAACGTGTCGGTCCCCGCCACCCTCTCAGGAGGACAAGCGGGACGGAACATCATCCACGCCGGCGATGCCAACTCGCGTCTGAAAGGATGGTTTGGACAGAACGTTTTGAGAGGGGGCGCGGGCAACGACCGACTTGTGGGCACAGCGGGCCGGGTCCGGTTCCAGCCCAGCGGTGGCAACGACGTATATTTCGTGGGAACCCCCGGGCGCGGACCGCGCAAACCACCCTCGGGCCAGTTCTTCCGGGTGGTCGATGGTCGAGTCACCCCGATCGACCCGCATGGCCCCGTCTTCAAGGGGTCGCGTCACCAAGCCAATGGCAACCGTCGTTTCCCCGGCGCGCCAATCACTTGACGCCTCGAAACCTCGCGGTCCACACGAGCCACTGATTGTGAATCTCGTTGAGATGCCCTATCTGCTTCGACCAGACGACGCGTCAGCGCCAAGGCGTGTCGTCTGGCGGCGCGGCTAGGGTTGTGCGATGATCGGACCCGATCGCTTGGTTTCGATCCCCGCCGACTCTTCGCGTGCGAGCCCTCGCATTCGCTCTTCAGACTGAAAGCCTTCCGTTCCCATGCGAATCGACACTCTGGAACTGCGGATCGTCAAACTCGACCTTGTCCGCCCGTTTCGAACCAGTTCCAGCTTCAAAACCTACCTGGAACACATTTTGATTCGCGTCACAGGGCGAGACGACGACCAACTCACCGAAGGCTGGGGCGAATGCGCCTGCCCCTCCGATCCTTACTACTGCCCTGAGACAGTGGAAACCTGTTGGCACATTCTCCACGACTTCCTGGCACCGGCCTTGCTGGGTAGCTTCTGGGATCATCCCGACCGTGTCGCAGCACTTTTTGGTCGCGTCAAGGGAAACCGTTTCGCCAAGGCCGGGCTGGAGATGGCCTGCTGGGATGCCTGGTGTCGCGCGGAGGGACGTTCCCTCGCCAACGCGCTAGGAGCAACGCGTGCGGAGATTCATTCAGGCGTAAGTCTGGGAATTGAAGCCGACCGCGATCGTCTCTTCGATCAGATCGAGCAATATGTGGAGGAAGGGTATCGTCGGGTCAAACTCAAAATCGCCCCTGGACACGATGTCGAGGTGGTCCAGTCAGTTCGGGAACGCTGGCCGAACCTGCCGCTTCAGGTGGACGCGAACTCAGCCTATACCTTGGAAGACTTAACCACATTCAAACGTTTGGACGCTTTCAACCTCCTCTTGATTGAACAGCCCTTGGCTCACGACGACATCATCGACCACGCCACGCTTCAGCGAGCGCTTCGGACCCCCATCTGCCTCGATGAATCCATTCATTCGGCCGCCGACGCGCGCAAGGCGATCGATCTAGGAGCCTGTCGGATCATCAACATCAAGACCAGTCGGGTAGGCGGCCTAAGCGAGGCCAAACGGATCCATGACCTTTGTTTGGCACGAGGAGTCCCCGTGTGGTGCGGCGGGATGCACGAGTATGGGATTGGACGGGCCGCCAACGTTGCTCTGGCCGCCTTGCCTGGCTTCATCCTGCCGGGAGATGTCTCCGGTTCAGACAAGTATTACCACGCGGATGTGATCGATCCGCCGATCCGCGCTACCCGGGGGACCGTGGCCGTTCCTCATGCGCCTGGGTTGGGCGTTCAACCGCGTCTCGATCGCATCGAGGCCAACACCACCCGGCGGGTCATGTTGACATCTTCTTAAGCCCAACGCCAACGACGCCGATCTCCCGAGGAAGAGTCGGCGTCGCGGTCTCCCGGCGCTCCAACCAGCCTGTCCCGGAACCCTTCCCGCGGATGCGGTTCAAAGGGCTCCGATCCAATCCATCTCATCCAGTTAGATCAATTCGGAGATCGGCTCGCCCTTCTCGACGATCCAGTAGGGACGTCCATTAGGGGTGGTGTACTGGGTGTCGAGCGGAATACCCATCGCCTTGGTCATGGTGGCGATCAAGTCCATGACCCCCACAGGACGGTCGACGATGTCCACGCCGTCCTTGTCGGTCTCGCCGACAATCTGACCCCCCTTGATGCCACCGCCGCCCAGCACCACCGACCACGAGTTGGGCCAGTGGTCCCGTCCCGTATCCTGGTTGATCCGTGGAGTGCGGCCGAAGTCACCCATCCAAACGACGAGGGTCGAGTCAAGCAAGCCCCGCTGGGCCAAATCTTCGATGAGCGTTCCCATTCCTTTGTCCAAGGTCGGCAAGTTGCCGCCCTTGAGGGTGTCGAAGATGTTGTTGTGGTTGTCCCAGCCGCCCAGCGACACTTCGACGTAGGTCACCCCCGCCTCGACCAGCTTGCGGGCCAAGAGGCAGCCTTGACCAAACGAGTTCTTGCCGTACTTCTCCTTGACCGACTCCGGCTCGCTCTTGAGGTCGAACGCTTTGAGCAGACGTGAGGACATCATCCGATAGGTCTTGTCGTAAACCTCTTTGTGGTCGATCGCCTCCTGGCCACGCTTTTCGGCGATGAAGTTGGTCTCGACCATGTTGAGCAACGCGAGACGACGGGCCAGACGGGCTTCAATCCCTGCGGGTGGCTTCAGGTTGGGAATGTCGCCCGAGGCGCTGACGTCAAACGGGGCGTGGGTCATCCCCAAGAAGCCGGCAGAAAACGGCGACCCATTGATCGACACGCAGTGCGGCAGGTCGAAATTGGGCCGCTTGGAACCCAGCTCATACGACAGGACCGAGCCGAAACCGGGGTGGACCACCGTGGGGTTGGGCACGTATCCGGTGTGCATCTTGTAAGTGCCCCGGTCATGGTTGCCCTCGTTGGAATTCAATGAGCGCACGATGCTCAGATGATTCATCTGACGCGCGATCGTCGGCAGGTGTTCGCAAATCTGGATGCCTGGCACCACGGTATCGATTGGCCGGAACTCGCCGGCGTTCTTGCTGCCGGGTTTAAGGCTCCAGGTGTCCAGTTGGCTGGGTCCACCACCCATCCAGAGCACGATGCAGCTTTTGAGTGGACGCTTGCCGCTTTGAGCCTGCGCCTCCATAGCGCCGAGGAACTGCAAAGCGGGCAGGGCCATCGCCGAGGTGGTCAAGTGGCCCAAGAAATGGCGCCGCGTCATGCCGGCGGATTTGGGACGGTTCGCGGTCATGGCTGGGTTCCTCGGAGTCAGTGACGGGTGAGAGCAGGAACGGAACGCATGAAGGAGACGGAACGCCAACAAAACGGCGGAAAGTAAGGAGGGTTGGGACGGCGGATGGATTGGGATCGCACGGGGTGCCGGAGCTGGGGAACCACCAATTGGTTGGGACGGTTCCCGCACGCTCCGGTCCCCACCTAGCGGGCCGAACCGTCGAAGTGGTCAATGGTTGAGGATGAACTCATTGGAGTTGAGCAGCGCCCAGAACAGGTCTTCGGCCACCTGATCGGGGTAACGATCCGAGGCGATTAGGCGGCGGGCGACCGCCAGTTCACGGGCCGAGGGCGGACGAGAAAGGGCCGCGAGATAGAGTTGAGTGATGAGGTGGACGTCGGGATTCTTGGGCTGGAGTTTGGCCTCGTCGAACAGCTTGCGAATCTGGCTCCCGGCTTTGCCAGTGGTGGCCTTGGCGATCAGTTCCCCGTTCATCATCATCAGCGCTTGGGGAATCGTGCCCTGAAATTCGACCGACTCGGCTCCCTCGTCGTTCGCAAAGGCCCGAGCGAACTGTCTGGCAAATCGCGCCCGGGCCGCCGCGGCGTCGGCCGCGTCCACCTTGTCGGCGTTGGTCGCCACCAACAGCGAGGAGTAAAGCTGCTCGGGCGTCATTGGTTTGAGGTTCATATGGCTGAACAGAAGCTCATCCAACTCGTTTTCGGGGATTGTGCGACTGGTGAGGTGGTAGGCTTTCGAGCGTGTGATCAGCCGGATGAGATGCTTGATGTCGAAGTCGTGGTCGCGGAAGTCCTCGGCTAGCAGATCGAGCAATTCGGGGATGCTCGGCACGTTGTGGTCGCCAAAGTCGTCCACGGGATGCACGAAGCCGCGGCCCATGAAGTGCGCCCACATCCGGTTCACGAAAGCGCGGGCGAACTGGAGATTGTCGCGGGCGGTGATGAGCGCAGCGAGTTCCTTGCGCCGTCCGGTGTCCACCGTGGGGTCGGTTTTACGTCCATCCAGGTAGGTGGGGCCGACGCTCATGGTCAGACCATCGCGGCGATCGTAAGCGGCGTAGCGATCAAGGTCGTCGAGGATTTCGCGGTCGGCAACTTTAACATGGTCGAGAACCTGAAGTCCCAGATTGTTTTCGACCATGACCCGTTCGGCCGTCACGGCCTTGAAGTAGGCGTTGATGCCCCAGAAGTCTTTTTGCTTCCAGTCGTTGGACGGGTGGTCGTGGCACTGGGTGCATTGGATCTGTTGCCCCAGGAACAGGCGGGTGGTGTAACTGGTGAGATTGACGGCTCCATCGCCCCGATGGGCCAACACGAAGTTGACCGCTCCATTATCCTTGTTCGAGCCTTCGCCTGCGATCAGTTCGGTGACGATCTCGTTCCAAGGCCGATTGGCCGCGAACTGACGCCTCAACCATGTCTCGAGCGCTGCGGGGTCTACTTCCTGGTTGTCCATCATTGAGCGACCAATCAGTGCCACACGCCACACCGTGGCGAAGTGGGCCGCGTAGTCCGGATCTTCCAGCAGGGTCTCGATCAGCTTCTCGCGTTTCGTCTTCTCCTTGGAAAGCAGGAACTCCCTGGTCTCGTCGATGCTGGGAATGCGCCCCAGGAAGTCGAGGTAGGCGCGACGAACGAATTCCGAATCCGGCGCGATGGGCGAGGGCTTGACGCCTTCGGCTTCCCAAGCTTGAGCCAACAGGTCGTCAATTTCGCTCGGTTGAACCGACGACAACACCTTTTTTGGTTCCTGGGCCATCGTCACCGAACCGATGGACCACGCTCCCCACGCCAACGCCACTGCCCAACTCAACCAAGGCCGCGACGCTCTGAAGAACTCAAAGCAACCACTCGGGGCACCGCGCGTCATGGTCCGGACTCCTTGACCTGATGACAACCATCGAACCAACCTACCTGATTGATCTTGGAAACCAACAACCCGGCATCCAACCGCTCCTCTCCCCAAATCGAGCGCTTTCGGGACGCACTCACGTCAGGCCAGGGGCAAAGGTTGACCATACTCTCCGAGGTTCAACCCAGGTCGTCCGGGATGAACTCGACACGATCAAATTAAGCGTCCGGCACTCGACCCGACAGAACCGAACCAACGACGTGATGAATGCATGGGAGCGGGCTGGAATGGATCGCATTCAAGCCTAGAGGCCAATTCCGGCCGGGTCAAGAGGTTGGCGACGAAC encodes:
- a CDS encoding peptidylprolyl isomerase; the encoded protein is MMDRTGSGIPNGVAHGAESKVRAKAAPPRGARVRRATRRRLGFDTMESRQLLATLAPIANQTIPATMSVPVVLDGGTNANPQRFTAASSNPAIRAEVLPGRLLEITVNHESSGPNDPEIDNETMRFRLFDSLTPLTIQRLEELINDGFYTNKLIHRIAANFPGPNDFIVQGGSVNGDGTGEVPRPGFPFQDEFVAGLGFTANGLIAMANAGRDTNSSQFFITTAQPRSLDYIHTIFGQLVDGQATLQKLTQIPRAANDRPTPNPVTITSVNIVPADVDGVLLIDGTAASPGQTATITVTATDTVNNTSTTRTFDVSVAANTQNQRPFFTDVPALTRVGAGQTAVIPTQIYNAEPTDTITYIVNGGRTGDPGNPTFTPIPADVGTATIDNNGVIRFVPAEGFTGTATLLVGVRDQVDRFGPGNRNFDLQQLRIEVGGDPVNIRPIASPTRAQTTLGTPVRLRLPGDAGNPGQTLVYSIVTPPANGTVAPLDPASGLFLYTPNPGFFGTDTFTYQVRDVGPPTPNLTSSPATVTIEVLAQGDSTVRLIPQPTADDEPTLRTLVVTPEPRPIGSRIGNTIRITENDEGQIEVRINGIPQGPTPNASDLQRIVVYGSKANDQIIVDSNVSVPATLSGGQAGRNIIHAGDANSRLKGWFGQNVLRGGAGNDRLVGTAGRVRFQPSGGNDVYFVGTPGRGPRKPPSGQFFRVVDGRVTPIDPHGPVFKGSRHQANGNRRFPGAPIT
- the menC gene encoding o-succinylbenzoate synthase, which codes for MRIDTLELRIVKLDLVRPFRTSSSFKTYLEHILIRVTGRDDDQLTEGWGECACPSDPYYCPETVETCWHILHDFLAPALLGSFWDHPDRVAALFGRVKGNRFAKAGLEMACWDAWCRAEGRSLANALGATRAEIHSGVSLGIEADRDRLFDQIEQYVEEGYRRVKLKIAPGHDVEVVQSVRERWPNLPLQVDANSAYTLEDLTTFKRLDAFNLLLIEQPLAHDDIIDHATLQRALRTPICLDESIHSAADARKAIDLGACRIINIKTSRVGGLSEAKRIHDLCLARGVPVWCGGMHEYGIGRAANVALAALPGFILPGDVSGSDKYYHADVIDPPIRATRGTVAVPHAPGLGVQPRLDRIEANTTRRVMLTSS
- a CDS encoding DUF1501 domain-containing protein, with amino-acid sequence MTANRPKSAGMTRRHFLGHLTTSAMALPALQFLGAMEAQAQSGKRPLKSCIVLWMGGGPSQLDTWSLKPGSKNAGEFRPIDTVVPGIQICEHLPTIARQMNHLSIVRSLNSNEGNHDRGTYKMHTGYVPNPTVVHPGFGSVLSYELGSKRPNFDLPHCVSINGSPFSAGFLGMTHAPFDVSASGDIPNLKPPAGIEARLARRLALLNMVETNFIAEKRGQEAIDHKEVYDKTYRMMSSRLLKAFDLKSEPESVKEKYGKNSFGQGCLLARKLVEAGVTYVEVSLGGWDNHNNIFDTLKGGNLPTLDKGMGTLIEDLAQRGLLDSTLVVWMGDFGRTPRINQDTGRDHWPNSWSVVLGGGGIKGGQIVGETDKDGVDIVDRPVGVMDLIATMTKAMGIPLDTQYTTPNGRPYWIVEKGEPISELI
- a CDS encoding DUF1549 and DUF1553 domain-containing protein, translating into MTRGAPSGCFEFFRASRPWLSWAVALAWGAWSIGSVTMAQEPKKVLSSVQPSEIDDLLAQAWEAEGVKPSPIAPDSEFVRRAYLDFLGRIPSIDETREFLLSKEKTKREKLIETLLEDPDYAAHFATVWRVALIGRSMMDNQEVDPAALETWLRRQFAANRPWNEIVTELIAGEGSNKDNGAVNFVLAHRGDGAVNLTSYTTRLFLGQQIQCTQCHDHPSNDWKQKDFWGINAYFKAVTAERVMVENNLGLQVLDHVKVADREILDDLDRYAAYDRRDGLTMSVGPTYLDGRKTDPTVDTGRRKELAALITARDNLQFARAFVNRMWAHFMGRGFVHPVDDFGDHNVPSIPELLDLLAEDFRDHDFDIKHLIRLITRSKAYHLTSRTIPENELDELLFSHMNLKPMTPEQLYSSLLVATNADKVDAADAAAARARFARQFARAFANDEGAESVEFQGTIPQALMMMNGELIAKATTGKAGSQIRKLFDEAKLQPKNPDVHLITQLYLAALSRPPSARELAVARRLIASDRYPDQVAEDLFWALLNSNEFILNH